A single Xylanimonas cellulosilytica DSM 15894 DNA region contains:
- a CDS encoding winged helix-turn-helix domain-containing protein yields MEIRHVELTAESVKVLAHPLRSRLLSALRRGGPATATALAAQLRTNSGATSYHLRRLEAVGLVADTGDGRGKERLWAASTESHGWRNSAFADDEDARTAIGWLVRDYQHTYDQRFTAWLDVADTWPAAWQDVLGLEDAWVEVTPEQLQALKAEIDAVVLRYAEAGKGDPRARRIALYRTSMPLDLELDPPAAEEP; encoded by the coding sequence ATGGAGATCCGTCACGTCGAGCTCACCGCCGAGTCCGTCAAGGTCCTCGCCCACCCGCTGCGCTCGCGGCTGCTGTCCGCGCTGCGGCGGGGCGGCCCCGCGACGGCGACGGCGCTGGCCGCGCAGCTCCGCACCAACTCGGGCGCCACGAGCTACCACCTGCGCCGGCTCGAAGCGGTCGGCCTCGTCGCCGACACCGGTGACGGCCGCGGCAAGGAACGCCTCTGGGCCGCGAGCACCGAGAGCCACGGCTGGCGCAACAGCGCCTTTGCCGACGACGAGGACGCCCGCACCGCGATCGGCTGGCTCGTGCGCGACTACCAGCACACCTACGACCAGCGTTTCACCGCCTGGCTCGACGTCGCGGACACCTGGCCGGCCGCCTGGCAGGACGTGCTCGGCCTCGAGGACGCGTGGGTCGAGGTCACCCCGGAACAGCTTCAGGCGCTCAAGGCGGAGATCGACGCCGTCGTCCTCCGGTACGCCGAGGCCGGAAAGGGCGACCCGCGGGCCCGGCGCATCGCCCTGTACCGCACCTCGATGCCGCTGGACCTCGAGCTCGACCCGCCCGCCGCGGAAGAGCCGTGA